A stretch of DNA from Maridesulfovibrio sp.:
GAGTATTTTAAGCAGGCTTAAGGGTGACACCGATGCGGCAATCCCGGAACCTCCCACCAGACATCTGAGCGAGGAGTTCGGAGCATTCGTCACCCTGACCATGCATGGAGAGCTGCGCGGCTGCATCGGCAACGTTCAGGGCAGCGGCCCGCTCTACAGGACCATCTGGAAAATGGCCCGGGCAGCGGCATTTGAAGACCCGCGTTTCCCGGCTCTGATCCTTTCCGAATTTGAGGAAATTGAAATAGAAATCTCCATCCTGAGTCCCATAACCGTCTGCACGGATGTGGAGAAAATAGAAATAGGCAGGCACGGGCTGATTATGCAGCGCGGCATGCAGTCCGGGCTGCTTCTGCCGCAGGTGGCGGTCGATTGGAAATGGGACCGCAAACAGTTTCTGGCGCAGACCTGCCGCAAGGCCGGAATGGAACCTGCCGCATGGCAGGACCCGGCTACGAACATCCTCTGGTTTGAAGCGGAAGTTTTCTGAAACATGACCTGAAAAACCAACCTCGAACAAATTGGACAGAAATGATCGATCCTCTTGAGCCATGGGGCCTGCAAACCCTGGCCAGACATAATGACAAGAATATTCCCGGCAGCCCGGAAAGGGCTGTCTCCCGCTCGGTAATAGAAGACGCCGGCAACAGGCTCTGGCTCATGGAACGGATTGCCGGGACCCAGGTGGAGGGCAGGACGGCCATTGCCGAAAACCTGCAGACCCTGACCGACTCCGGCATG
This window harbors:
- the amrA gene encoding AmmeMemoRadiSam system protein A, whose amino-acid sequence is MPDNFSFALSSEEKEYLKNLVRLSILSRLKGDTDAAIPEPPTRHLSEEFGAFVTLTMHGELRGCIGNVQGSGPLYRTIWKMARAAAFEDPRFPALILSEFEEIEIEISILSPITVCTDVEKIEIGRHGLIMQRGMQSGLLLPQVAVDWKWDRKQFLAQTCRKAGMEPAAWQDPATNILWFEAEVF